In the Nitratiruptor sp. YY09-18 genome, CTTTCTTATGCTTTGTGGCCATCTTGACTGCTGCATAGAGTTCGGCTCTGCGAAAGGGTTTGATCAAATAGGCGTGGGGCTCACACTCTAGCGCTCCACTCATACTCTTCTCATCTGAGTAAGCAGTCAAGAATATCACAGGGATACCAAGCTCTTTAAACTCTTTGCACCCTTCTATCCCGCTTTTAGGACCAGCGAGATAGATATCGAGCAAGACTACATCAGGACTACATTTTTTTGCTATCTCTATAGCCTCTTCTACACTATCACTTATATAGCAGCTCTCTATTCCATATTGTCGCAGCGTAGATTTGATTTCTAATGCAACAAGACTCTCATCTTCAACTATTAAAACTTTTTTCATTTTAAAATAGATTGTTTAGCAAACCTTTCGCACCTGCTGGAATTTTTGACTTCACTTTATCTCCAAGCCTCTTATTTAGTTCTTTCTTCACGCGACCTTTAATTAACTCTTTTGCATCGAGGCTAATTTTTGGATTTTGAATATTCCCATGGATTTTAACAAAAACTGGCCTTTTTTGAATCTCAATGCGGAGTTTCGCATCGACAATCTTTTTATCCAGATCCACCAAAGCCCTCTTTGCACTTATGTGAGTGAGCCTACTCTCCATATCAAGATCAGAGAGAATTCTCTTTTTATTGATAGTACTATCGATGGTAGTAAGTTTATACACTTCGCGTGTGATATCAAAATTTGCCATTTGCGAGAGCAAAAAACTCATCTTGTTTGGCAAAATATGTCCATCATGTGCTTGTGCATGGAGTGATCCTTGCTGTGTGAGAATATTATAGTCTAGCTGAGCATCAACACGTGAATCAAAAATTTTAGGGTAATAAAGCATATGGGTCAAAGCCACTGTTTGTATTTTTGCTATATTTGCAGTAAGTTTATTGTTGAGAAGCTTGATATGCACATCACCACCTAGTGTTTTACTATGCGCTGCAACATAGAGATTTTTATCTTTTTTGATTTTACCTGTAATGGTGATCTTGCCTCGCATCTTTTGATGCGTAAGAAAGTAGAGTTTACCAAGATCTGGTACATAGAGTGTATATGGTGCCTCTAAAGTTCCTGTTTTAATATTAAAAAGTGCACTATTTGTTGCAATATTGGCTACATTTGTAGTGACTCTAGCTTTGCTTTTAATGCGATTATTTGCAAGATTGCTGTGCTGCATAGCTTTAAAAGTAATCGCAACATTCTCCAGGCCAAACTGCTCTTTGAGCACTTTGGGATCTGTTTTTCCCTGGGTTATAGTCGAATCAATTTTTCCATGGAGTTTTTCAAAATTATCGATAACGATCTTTGTATCGATTTTGGCATCTGCAATATGTGGCTGATAGAGCATATACAAAATCTTAGCAAGATCTGCATGGGCGACGTTTGCTTTGAGGAGTTTTGGCTCAAAATCTTTAAGTGTTAGATTATACGTTGTAGCAGATCCTACTACTTTTGCTGTACCGTTTACAAGAAGTTTCTCTTTATTACCTGCTACATCACCTATTGTATAGAGTGATCCGCGAAGCTTTTGCCCAGTAATTGGCTCAATATCAGCCAAATTTTTCACATCTATAATATAGTGAATATTCATACTGCGTGCAAATGGATCAAACTCTCCTTGAGCTTTGATAATGCTGCTTTTTCCAAGTTTGAGTGTTACATGCATAGGAACTATCTGAAAATCTGTAAGAGTTGCTTTGACTGGCAGGCGTTTATTGAGCTCTTTTTCGATATATGGCTTAAGAATGCCATTTCCACTTTTTGTAAAAATCAACCAATAGCCTCCGCCAAGCACTACTACTATAATTGCTAAGAGTAACAACAGAAATTTTTTCATTATAAATCCTTTCTATCAAAAAATAATAAGCTTCTAGAATTAATTATACACTAAATGACTAATAGAACCATAAAATTATTTAATTTAGTCAGCTAGACTAAAATTTAATGATATGCATAGTTTATTTTAAGTTATATTTAAGTTTATTAAGTGTAAAATTTTGGCACTAGAAAACAGTGAGTGACAAATCACATAAAAGGAGGCAGCAATGAATTTCCAACCACTTGGAAACAGAGTTTTGGTAGAAAGAGTAGATGAACCTGAAAAAACACCATCTGGTATTATTATCCCAGACAATGCAAAAGAAAAACCGCTTGAGGGAAATGTTTTGGCAATCGGTCCAGAAGTAGAAGAAGAGGGTCACATTAAAGTAGGTGATAGAGTTGTTTTTGCAAAATACAGCGGAACTGAAATTACACTTGAAGGCAAAGAGTATCTCATTCTACAAACTGATGATATTCTTGGAATTTTGAAATAAGAAGGGGGTGAAAAATGGCAGCAAAAGAGATTCATTTTAGCGATATAGCAAGAGGAGAACTTTTCGAAGGTGTTAAAAAACTAGCAGACGCTGTAAAAGTTACTATGGGTCCAAGAGGACGCAATGTTTTGATCCAAAAATCTTTTGGAAGTCCAAGCATCACTAAAGATGGTGTAAGTGTTGCAAAAGAGATAGAACTACCAAACACTGTTGAAAATATGGGTGCACAACTTGTAAAAGAGGTTGCAAGCAAAACTGCTGATGAAGCAGGTGATGGAACAACAACTGCAACAGTACTTGCATACAATATTTTCAAAGAAGGACTTAGAAACATTACAGCCGGTGCAAACCCAATTGAAGTAAAACGTGGTATGGACAAAGCTGCTGAAGCAATTGTGGCTGAACTTAAAAAAATCGCAAAAGAGGTAAAAGATAAAAAAGAGATTGCTCAAGTTGCAACAATCTCTGCAAACAACGATCCAAAAATCGGTGAGCTAATCGCAGAAGCGATGGAAAAAGTTGGAAAAGATGGCGTAATTACAGTAGAAGAAGGTAAATCACTTCAAGATGAGCTTGAAGTCGTTGAGGGTATGCAATTTGATAGAGGATACCTCAGCCCATACTTTGTAACTGATACCGAAAAGATGGAAGCTGTGCTTGAAAATGCATATATCTTGCTCTATGATAAAAAAATCAGCAATATGAAAGATCTGCTTCCAATCCTTGAAAAAGTTGTACAAACTGGCAACAGACCACTTCTCATTGTAGCTGAAGATGTAGAGGGTGAAGCACTTGCAACACTTGTTGTAAACAAACTACGAGGAACACTCAATGTATGTGCTGTAAAAGCGCCTGGATTTGGTGATAGAAGAAAAGCAATGCTTCAAGATATTGCAATCTTAACTGGTGGTCAAGTAATCAGCGAAGAAGTTGGTAGAACTCTTGAGAGTGCAACACTAGAAGATCTTGGACAAGCTGATAGAATCGTAGTAGATAAAGAAAATACTACAATCGTTGGCGGAAAAGGCGACAAAGCAGCAGTTGAAGCAAGAATCAAAGAGATCAAAGCACAAATCGAGCAAACAACAAGCGAATATGACAAAGAAAAACTTCAAGAGCGACTTGCAAAACTTGCAGGTGGTGTAGCAGTTATCAAGGTCGGTGCTGCAACTGAAACAGAAATGAAAGAGAAAAAAGACCGCGTTGATGACGCATTGGCAGCTACTAAAGCAGCTGTTGAAGAAGGTATCGTTATCGGTGGTGGTACAGCACTTGTTCGAGCAGCGAACAAAGTCAATCTCGATCTATGCGGCGATGAGAAAATCGGTGCTGAAATCATTCTAAGAGCTATCAAAGCACCTCTCAAACAAATCGCTGAAAACGCAGGATTTGATCCAGGTGTTGTAGCAAACAATGTTGAAAATGCTGAAAATGAAAACACTGGTTTCAATGCTGCAACTGGTGAATATGTAGATATGTTTGAAGCTGGAATTGTAGACCCAGCAAAAGTTGAAAGAGTCGCATTGCAAAATGCAGTGTCAGTCGCTAGCTTGCTTCTAACAACAGAAGCGACTGTAAGCGAAATAAAAGAAGATAAACCAGCTGCTGCTCCTGCAATGCCAGATATGGGTGGAATGGGCGGAATGGGATTCTAATCCCTTCCCTCACCCAAACTTTTTGAGTATCTCATCTACCTTTGACCTCTTGATTTTTTGCACCATCACTACTTCATTTGTTTGCTTTTCTTCTTTGTACTCATCAAATATATAGAAGTTATTGTTGTAATTCTCTTTGATAGTATGATAGGTATTGTCTTTGCGTGGATCTCTCTCGATGAGATAGTGATCTTTACCAAGAATTACTTTGCGCAATAATATATCATCTACCTCTTCGATGAGAAACTCTATTTTTTCTTTTTCTATAATACCACCTTCTTGAAGTTTTTTGCGCAGTTTCAAAAGCATTTTGGGATAGTCACTAGCAACGAAATCCGCGCCTCTTTCATACATGGCAAGTGCTAGATCCTCTTCATTGACAGTCCAAACTCCCACTTTGAGATGAATATGGTGTGCAAATTTATTAGCTTTGGCTGTAGCTATACGGTAGTGGGGCAATACAAGAGCACATCCAAGCTGCTTGGCCTCGGGAATTTTCCCTGGAGGGTAGCTATAAACTAAACCTGTAGCAATTGTGCTATCAAGGCGCTTTACTTCGCTCATAACCTCTTCATAAAAGCTTATGATACACACATTTTGTTGCATCTGCTGCTCTTGCACAAGCTCTACTACCTTTTGGCAAATTTCAGGCTCTTTGATCTCCAAAAACATAGCGATTTTACCTCTTGCGACTTCAAGTGCTTCAACGAGAGTTGCTACAGGTTCGCTATCTTCGATAAGGATATTCTCTTTGATATATGAAAACTCTAGCTCTTTTGCCTCTTTTGCTATCCCTGCCACTCTATCAAAATCACTATCGTGTAAAAGTATCAACTCCCCATCTTTGGTGCTGCGAATATCCACTTCTACAATATCAGCTTTGATGCGAATAGCATGCTTGATGCCCTTGATTGTGTTTTCGGGAGCCTCCAATCCTCCACCCCTGTGGGCTATGACACCAAATGGCTTAGTATGCAGAGCCTTTTTAATCATTTGCGATCCTTTCTTGGAGAATTTTTAGCGCATCTTGCTGCTGTTTTGGAGTCAGTTTCCCAGTGTGGGCAAAGAGGACTTTGAGGTCTTTATCAAGAATGAGGATATTCATAGCATTATCTGCCATATGCCACTCTTTGACAAAATTTTTGTGAAAATCTTTGACATAGAGGGTACGGGGGAATTGCTGTTGCTTCTTTCGAAGGATTGAAGAGAGTACAAAGTTTGGTATCCATGTAGCTGCCATATTGATAACAACTACAGAGTTGAAACGCTCTTTGGGAAAGTGCAACTGTTTTACTTTTTCAAAAAACTGCGCATTTTGATCCTTTTTATCCGGATCTACATAGACAAAGAGAGTCACTTTACCTCTGAGGGTCTTGGTATCAAATGGCTTCTTTGTCCCCACACAGTAGCCTTGCTTACCTTGAAGGATCACATGCTGAGGCATTTGGCCTATTTCAATAGCATACAAAGAAGCTACCATGCAAACCAAAAAAAGAAACTTTTTCATCCAATCTCCTTATTTGAGTCTATACTCTATCGGTACTTCGATAACAACGCTTTTATGTGGTTTTGGAAACTCCTGTGCTGCACGCTTTATTGTACTCATTGCAGCTTTGTCTAATATTTTATACCCACTCGATTGTACCACATGCAAAGCCTCAATTTTGCCATTAGGTAAAAGAGTAAAGGCAACCTTGACAACTCCTTGGCGATGGAGCTTGCGTGCCATACGCGGATAGTAGCGATTATGCAGTATTGCTATGCGGATCTGATCGATGTAGCTGTGAAGATACTGCTTTGCATACGAAACTGTTTTATGAGGAGTTTGGGGATGCGGTGAAGTTTGAGCGTGTGGTAGAGTCTGGGTCTGTACAGTTTTCTCTTCTGGTTTAGGAGGAGCTTCGATGCTCTTTTGTTGCTTTACTTCTTTTGATTGAGCTACCCTTTTTGCAATGTTTCTCTTTCTTCTCGCTTTATGCACAATCCTTTTTTTCTTGTGCGCAACCTCTCTTTTAGCTTTTCTAATTACTCTTTTTGGTACCACTTTCTTTGGTTTTCGCAGAGGCTTTTTGATAATTTTCTTCTGAGGTTCTTTTGGCTGCTTTGGAGTTTGTACTTTTTTGACCTTTTTTGCAATTTTTGGCTGGATAAGCTTTATATCAGCTATATTGATAGCACGTTGTTGTTGCATATGAATTGGAAAGTGAATGGAAGAGAAGAGAAAGAAAAGGAAAGTATAGAGAAAGAGTGTAATAAAAAATGCCCGTTTCATTTGACCGTTTCGACAGCTATATTTTCAAATCCTTCCCTCTTGAGTAGATCGAGTACCTGGATGAAAGTGAGAAATTTGCTATTTTTGTCACTGCGAATAATCACATTACTCTTTTTATTTATCTGTTTGAATCTCTTGGCCAGCTCCTCAAGGGAAATCTTTTTACTATCAAGATAGATATTGCCATTTTTGTCGATAGAAATTGCAATTTTTTTCAGTGGAAGCTCTTTTGTAGAGCTAGCTTGGGGAAGATCCAAAGGGATCACACCTTTAGCGATAAATGTAGCTGTGGTAAGGACAATAACGAGTAAAACCAGCATAATATCAATAAATGGGATGACATTTATCTGATCGAATTTTTTAAGCTTCATGTACTATATCCCAACGAGCTAGCAATACTTCAGCTTTGCGTGTGAGATAGTTATACATCATAGTAGCAGGAATTGCTACTACTAATCCCATGGCTGTAGCTTTAAGTGCAAGAGCTAGACCAATCATGATCTGCTGGGTATTTGCGATGCCGTGCTGGCCCATAGTATAGAATGTAAGCATGATGCCCAGCACTGTTCCTAGCAGTCCGATATAGGGAGCCGATGAAGCGATTGTAGCAATGAGTGAGAGGTAGTTCGTCACAGCAATTTCAAGCTCCTCTTTTTTTGCATATCTATTTACATCTACACTACGATAAAAGAGAAGTCTTTCAATAAAAAACCATACACTCACAAAACTCATGAATCCTAAAAAACCTAAAATTCCATAATCAATAAACTCTTTTAAATGGTTCATCTTGCAACCTTTGCTAAATTTAGACAGATTTTAGTTCCATGTGATTTTTTTGACTCAATTCTCACCTCTATTCCCTCTTCGTCACAAAATCTCTTCACAATAGCCA is a window encoding:
- a CDS encoding response regulator transcription factor: MKKVLIVEDESLVALEIKSTLRQYGIESCYISDSVEEAIEIAKKCSPDVVLLDIYLAGPKSGIEGCKEFKELGIPVIFLTAYSDEKSMSGALECEPHAYLIKPFRRAELYAAVKMATKHKKGEQEVINICGNILYDPRKNMIIRDNKEIILTGKEKSLLDLLLKNRGRVVQFPTIEYTLWPDEPISESTRRSLIHRLRQKISKECIRTITGIGVILD
- the groES gene encoding co-chaperone GroES, with translation MNFQPLGNRVLVERVDEPEKTPSGIIIPDNAKEKPLEGNVLAIGPEVEEEGHIKVGDRVVFAKYSGTEITLEGKEYLILQTDDILGILK
- the groL gene encoding chaperonin GroEL (60 kDa chaperone family; promotes refolding of misfolded polypeptides especially under stressful conditions; forms two stacked rings of heptamers to form a barrel-shaped 14mer; ends can be capped by GroES; misfolded proteins enter the barrel where they are refolded when GroES binds): MAAKEIHFSDIARGELFEGVKKLADAVKVTMGPRGRNVLIQKSFGSPSITKDGVSVAKEIELPNTVENMGAQLVKEVASKTADEAGDGTTTATVLAYNIFKEGLRNITAGANPIEVKRGMDKAAEAIVAELKKIAKEVKDKKEIAQVATISANNDPKIGELIAEAMEKVGKDGVITVEEGKSLQDELEVVEGMQFDRGYLSPYFVTDTEKMEAVLENAYILLYDKKISNMKDLLPILEKVVQTGNRPLLIVAEDVEGEALATLVVNKLRGTLNVCAVKAPGFGDRRKAMLQDIAILTGGQVISEEVGRTLESATLEDLGQADRIVVDKENTTIVGGKGDKAAVEARIKEIKAQIEQTTSEYDKEKLQERLAKLAGGVAVIKVGAATETEMKEKKDRVDDALAATKAAVEEGIVIGGGTALVRAANKVNLDLCGDEKIGAEIILRAIKAPLKQIAENAGFDPGVVANNVENAENENTGFNAATGEYVDMFEAGIVDPAKVERVALQNAVSVASLLLTTEATVSEIKEDKPAAAPAMPDMGGMGGMGF
- a CDS encoding glycerophosphodiester phosphodiesterase translates to MIKKALHTKPFGVIAHRGGGLEAPENTIKGIKHAIRIKADIVEVDIRSTKDGELILLHDSDFDRVAGIAKEAKELEFSYIKENILIEDSEPVATLVEALEVARGKIAMFLEIKEPEICQKVVELVQEQQMQQNVCIISFYEEVMSEVKRLDSTIATGLVYSYPPGKIPEAKQLGCALVLPHYRIATAKANKFAHHIHLKVGVWTVNEEDLALAMYERGADFVASDYPKMLLKLRKKLQEGGIIEKEKIEFLIEEVDDILLRKVILGKDHYLIERDPRKDNTYHTIKENYNNNFYIFDEYKEEKQTNEVVMVQKIKRSKVDEILKKFG
- a CDS encoding YtfJ family protein, with protein sequence MKKFLFLVCMVASLYAIEIGQMPQHVILQGKQGYCVGTKKPFDTKTLRGKVTLFVYVDPDKKDQNAQFFEKVKQLHFPKERFNSVVVINMAATWIPNFVLSSILRKKQQQFPRTLYVKDFHKNFVKEWHMADNAMNILILDKDLKVLFAHTGKLTPKQQQDALKILQERIAND
- a CDS encoding energy transducer TonB — protein: MKRAFFITLFLYTFLFFLFSSIHFPIHMQQQRAINIADIKLIQPKIAKKVKKVQTPKQPKEPQKKIIKKPLRKPKKVVPKRVIRKAKREVAHKKKRIVHKARRKRNIAKRVAQSKEVKQQKSIEAPPKPEEKTVQTQTLPHAQTSPHPQTPHKTVSYAKQYLHSYIDQIRIAILHNRYYPRMARKLHRQGVVKVAFTLLPNGKIEALHVVQSSGYKILDKAAMSTIKRAAQEFPKPHKSVVIEVPIEYRLK
- a CDS encoding biopolymer transporter ExbD, whose amino-acid sequence is MKLKKFDQINVIPFIDIMLVLLVIVLTTATFIAKGVIPLDLPQASSTKELPLKKIAISIDKNGNIYLDSKKISLEELAKRFKQINKKSNVIIRSDKNSKFLTFIQVLDLLKREGFENIAVETVK
- the exbB gene encoding TonB-system energizer ExbB; the encoded protein is MNHLKEFIDYGILGFLGFMSFVSVWFFIERLLFYRSVDVNRYAKKEELEIAVTNYLSLIATIASSAPYIGLLGTVLGIMLTFYTMGQHGIANTQQIMIGLALALKATAMGLVVAIPATMMYNYLTRKAEVLLARWDIVHEA